TTTTCCCAATTCCCACGCCcgatagaaataaaaaaataaataaagaaaatggaaaaggaattgggaataggaaaaaaaaaaaaaaaaaaaattacaacctAGTGTCTCCCCaatccctccctcccctctccctctcactctcCACTcgttctctctcctccgccgTCCCTAATTTCCTTcgttatctctctctctctctcctcgcgtCTCACTTGGCATCTCGCTCTAGATCTGAGGAGAAGCTCCCCCTGCCGCCGCCCGATCGCCGCCGCTTCTCCGGTCGCCTCCCCGCCTCCGCCCGCCGACCGATCGATCgatccctccttccctccctccctttcttcCGTCCGTCGTCGACATCAGGTTCGTCTCTCTCGCCCCCCCCCGCTCGATCGACCTTCGGGCCGGCCCCGCGAGGGTTCCGGTCTCCGATCTCCGGCGGCCGTGTTAGGTCCCCGAGCTCGCGAGGCCCGTGGTCCGCGGCTCCGGCGTCGTCGATCTGCGCGGTTCTCGGAGCTTTTTCCGCGGCTGTCGATTGCTTTGCTTTCTGGCTGGTTCAGGTTTTAGGTTTTGGTGGATGCGCTTGGTTTTTTAGGGGAGTCGGATGGGTTCGGTTCCTTTTTCTGTGTTTCGGTTCGATTTTGGTGTGGATTTATAGTTGGATCCGGGCGGGTGGTCAAGTTTCGAGCTTTGGCTGCTTTTCTGCGAGGAATTTCTCCTGTTGCCGTGGTTCCCTGATAATTTCTGCGAGTTCCTATCAGTATCGTGTTTTCTTTGTGTTTATGATGGCTACGTCTTTTGATAATTTCTGCGAGTTCCTCTCAGTATCTTGTTTTCTTTGTGTTTGTGATCGCTATGTCTTTTGTAAATCGACTCCTTTTGGGTATTTTGCAGCAATGGCAGGATTAACCCCAGAAGGTTCGGCGTTCGACTCTCGTCAGTTCGATGCTAAGATGAGTGAGCTGTAAGGAACACTTGCCTTGATAGTTCGGAGTCACTTATAATATTTATTGATCGTGGAATCTCACGTACTTTGAATATCATGCCTTGCAGACTTTCAGCTGATGGGGAGGATTTCTTTACATCTTATGATGAGGTGTATGAGAGCTTTGATGCTATGGGCTTGCAAGAGAATCTCCTGAGGGGCATTTACGCATATGGTATGTATGACTTTCAGCTCCTGTTTTCTTTTCACCTAATTATTCTCCTTGACAACGGATGGGCAACGTGTTGTAGAGTGTTGTAGAGCGTAGAAAGTGTGAACTGAACAACATGGGAGAGTTAAAGCTAAGGTCTTTACCTTTTTAAGTGTCACGCTgatgtgtttttttctttttcttttctaaaagggagaagaagagtttttatGAGTTAGAAAGCAGGACTCATGCTTCTTAAGCAATCAAGTTTTTCTGTTGAGGAAACATCCCCTTCAATGTGCCCTATATTGCTTGTTTATTTGGCTTTTGATAAGTGACAATTAATGATTGACGAGTAGCAGTAGATGTGTACACAGGCAATGCACAGATTGAGATACtgaggagaaaaaaagttgctttaaaaaagtaagaaaaaagcATATTCCAGcatcaaactaaaaatttagcAACAGCATCTTTCCAGCCACAAGTTCCACATAATACTTAGAGGAATgctgacatttttttttttttttttaattttccttgcAGGATTTGAGAAACCCTCAGCAATTCAGCAGAGGGGAATTGTACCATTCTGCAAAGGTTTAGATGTTATTCAACAGGCTCAATCAGGAACTGGAAAAACGGCCACTTTCTGCTCTGGCATTTTGCAACAACTTGACTACGGTCTTGTGGATTGCCAGGCTTTGGTTCTGGCACCCACTAGGGAACTTGCACAGCAGATTGAGAAGGTCATGCGTGCTCTTGGAGATTATCTTGGTGTCAAAGTACATGCTTGTGTTGGTGGAACCAGTGTTCGTGAAGACCAGCGAATCCTTTCTAGTGGAGTTCATGTTGTAGTTGGTACTCCTGGACGTGTTTTCGACATGCTCCGAAGACAATCCCTGCGTCCTGATCACATCAAGATTTTTGTTCTGGATGAGGCTGATGAAATGCTTTCACGTGGTTTCAAGGATCAGGTGCATTTTGAGCCTGCAATATTGTGGTGTTGACCCTGCCCCCCTTCCCTCTCTTGCCCTCCTTTACCTCTCTACCTTGTTAACCATTTTTGCCTGCAATACCAAATCTTTTCTGTGATGgtctccatattttttttttcgttgaaCTCCCATAGAAAGAGGTAcatattttattattgattatcAGGGTGACGTTTCACTTGGTCAGATGTGATTATTGCATGTCAAGTGTTTTGCAGTTGTTTTGGTCAGCTTTTTATTCTGTCTGTTAAtgtaaaaaaaagggaaattggaAGGTGGAATATCATGGTGTGCTTGGTCATGCTCCCTCTTCCAAGCTTAACtttgatttacaaaaataaagatATAGATGCAGAGGTtggttgcttttcttttttggatcaTATCTGAGAGAATTCTAATTAGTATCCTGTTCTTCAGATCTACGACATTTTCCAGCTTCTTCCATCAAAAATTCAGGTTGGTGTATTCTCTGCCACAATGCCACCTGAAGCCCTGGAGATCACGAGGAAGTTTATGAACAAACCTGTTAGGATTCTTGTGAAGCGTGATGAGCTCACTCTGGAAGGTATCAAGCAGTTCTATGTCAATGTTGACAAGGAGGAATggaagcttgagactctctgtGATCTGTATGAAACTCTAGCTATTACCCAAAGTGTCATCTTTGTAAACACCAGGCGCAAAGTTGACTGGCTGACGGACAAAATGAGGAGCAGAGACCACACTGTATCAGCCACCCATGGAGATATGGACCAGAATACCAGAGACATCATCATGCGTGAATTTCGCTCGGGATCATCCCGCGTGCTAATCACCACAGATCTTTTGGCCCGTGGTATTGATGTTCAGCAAGTCTCGCTCGTCATTAATTTTGACCTGCCGACACAGCCTGAGAACTATCTCCATCGCATAGGGCGTGGTGGGAGGTTCGGAAGGAAAGGTGTGGCCATCAACTTTGTTACGAAGGATGATGAGAGGATGCTGTCTGATATCCAGAGGTTCTACAACGTGGTCATTGAGGAGCTGCCGGCAAATGTTGCAGATCTCCTGTAGTAGGAATTTGCGCTGCTGTGGTAGGGAGCATGAGAAACCCATCTTGTGAAAGAGTAATTTGATGTGCTATGCTTTCGTTTTTACTTCTCTTTGTCTTATAGGCAGTCTTCATCATAATTTTGAAACTGGAACTATGATATTTGAGTGATATGACATGAAAGCTTGCGTTTGCAGTAGTAAGTCTTTTATTCGAGCTTTGCTGCAAAGCTCATTCTGCCTATGCTGCTGGTGTTTATGCACTGCTCGAATTTTTGTTCTGCCATACTTTGTATCGAGAAGGTCTGTAGTTACTCCAGTTTTCGGCCGTCCCTCTGTTCCCCTGTGACCTTGTCAAATGTTTAAGCATATGTCAGTCTGTAATGCCGGACTACCGTCAGATTAGAGGTGAAGCAGGAGACCTTTTTCTGGTCCTTATGGCCCGTTTAGGAGAGCCGCAGAAACTTCCAACTCCGCGTCTCTTTACTGATCTTTTGTGGGTCATATTCAATCTCTATCCAGCAGGAACGGCCGGACGCTGACAAGTCTACCTTCCCCGGTACTTCGTGGAGCCGACGTCTGAGAAATTGCGTTGCGTCCCAGGGCCGTCCAGCCAAGGTTTGACTGGTAGGAAAGATAGGCGTGTGCCGCATCTCTTTCCTTCTCATGGAAGGAAACTTCGGGCAGAGTAGTTTCAGCGAATCATTGTCTTCCCACTGTTTGTTCTACGCCTGCATTTACTTGAACTTCGGTTTAGGCCTTCAATGGTCGGCCGTTGTTGGGTCAAAAGACCTACATCCTAGATCCGGTCAACTCCTAAACATGTCAGCCTCCTTACGACATTATGGCCCCACCCTCTGTTCAATCATAGCCTAAGGGGGTCGATGATTTTATGGTGGGGATGGTACCCAGCAGCTTTTGTCAAGAATGGCAAAAACACAGTTCATTTCTTGCATTCGGGCTTTGGCAGTGTCTGACCATCGAAGGGAACGACCCTGGCCTCATTTTCTCGAAATGAAGTTTTGGAAAGTAGTATCGATAAGCGTGACATTGGGGGTAATTATCGTTTTCAAAATCCGACGTCGGGGCTGACGTGACGTAGCATCTTTTACGTTGACATATCTACTAGCTGGGTGCACGGATCTCCCGTCCACGTTTCTTTCGGTCTTCTAAAAGGGACAATTTAATCCTTTTGTTAATGAGGGTGTGATCTGTTAACGACGGTTTCCAAGCATCCGAGATTTCGAGGAGGGGCAGTTTACTTAGGCGTGTCGGGATCTCTCGGTTTGTTCCAATGGGCAACTTGCGGACGAGTCAAAGGTTCGAGAGTCGTTCTCAAACGACTTATTTTTTTCCCCCCTGGGATGTTGCATGATCGGTTTCGTGAAAATCGAAACTTTATTTTTCTATGTAAAGTATACCGACgtacaagtttgggaaatcTTTATGCCTCATCCGTTCGCTTTGGAACATTTCGCCATCCTCAAAAGGTAAGTTCTCTTTCCCGTCAGGAAAGCACGCGGAAGCGATCTATCGCGTGTCGAAATCAGTCTAAAGAGTAAAAAATGGCATGAAATACGACAAGATCTGCTTCATTTGATTGGTAAAATGTAATGAATAAGGAATGGATGGATGTCGATAGATCGGGTCGATTCGGGAGTAAATAGATGAATTCGCTTTCGAACATTTGTTCCTAGCATCGAATTGTCCAAAACCACTTGTGATCAATAAATAATACTTCATATTGTGTGAATGGAATCACATAAAGTCAATTATAGCGTCCGAAACCTCTTATGGTCGATAAGTAGCACTACATATTGTGTGAATGGAATCACATAAGATCAATTATAGCGGCTAATTTCActgctaaaaaaatcatttcatacATTAGACATGCACCTAAATGCACGTAATTTACTCGTTCTCATAGAGCATTTCACGGTTTTGATCGAAATTCACAATGCATATAATCGAACCGACGTAAGTGGCTGCATCGTGCATCATTGCATGCATTGGACATGCACCTAACCACACTCAATTTACTCATTATCATATCAAAATTCATACTGCATATATCCGAACCAACACAATTGGCTACACCTTGTGTCATTGCATGCATCGACACGCACCTTATCGCACGCAATTTACTCATTCTCATAGAGCATTTCCCGGTTCAAATCGGGATTTGCGATGCATGTACCCAAACCGACGCAATTGGTTGCACCGTGTGATTTTTTCATTTCACCTAGGGGACATCTTGCTTGGATTGTTTTTGCAAGAGACGAATGCTTTCGAAACTTACTTCCgctaccaaaaaagaaaagaaaacaatcatttGTATCGGTCGAAATAATTaaccaagcaaaaaaaaaaaaaaagtgtccgGCCGAGCCGCCGCCCGGCGTCCGGCGGGTGAGTTTTCCGGTCAGACGGCCGGCGGATCTCGAGGTTCGACGAATGGATAAAAAGGCCCAAGCATCGATGCACCAGTTCTCGGAAAGaactttccttctctctctctctctctctctctaa
This genomic stretch from Eucalyptus grandis isolate ANBG69807.140 chromosome 3, ASM1654582v1, whole genome shotgun sequence harbors:
- the LOC104438075 gene encoding uncharacterized protein LOC104438075, producing the protein MRGGGGDATGWDEDAYRESVLKEREVQTRTVFRAAFAPSPSPSPSPDAVVVASSDGSVASYSISACLSDHRLQSLRFADAKSQNVLEAEPACFLQGHDGPAYDVKFYGEGEDSLLLSCGDDGRIRGWMWRDITSSEAHDHSQGNSAKPVLDLVNPQSRGPWGALSPIPENNALAVDVKRGSIYAAAGDSCAYCWDVECGKIKTVFKGHSDYLHCIAARNSSSQIITGSEDGTARIWDCRSGKCVQVIDPDKDHKKGFFASVSCLALDASESWLVCGRGRDLSVWSISASDCIAKISTNAPAQDVLFDDNQILLVGAEPLISRLDMNGVVLSQIHCAPQSVFSVSLHQSGVTAVGGYGGLVDVISQFGSHLCTFRCKCILSPQSLPPLSLSLSTRSLSSAVPNFLRYLSLSLLASHLASRSRSEEKLPLPPPDRRRFSGRLPASARRPIDRSLLPSLPFFRPSSTSAMAGLTPEGSAFDSRQFDAKMSELLSADGEDFFTSYDEVYESFDAMGLQENLLRGIYAYGFEKPSAIQQRGIVPFCKGLDVIQQAQSGTGKTATFCSGILQQLDYGLVDCQALVLAPTRELAQQIEKVMRALGDYLGVKVHACVGGTSVREDQRILSSGVHVVVGTPGRVFDMLRRQSLRPDHIKIFVLDEADEMLSRGFKDQIYDIFQLLPSKIQVGVFSATMPPEALEITRKFMNKPVRILVKRDELTLEGIKQFYVNVDKEEWKLETLCDLYETLAITQSVIFVNTRRKVDWLTDKMRSRDHTVSATHGDMDQNTRDIIMREFRSGSSRVLITTDLLARGIDVQQVSLVINFDLPTQPENYLHRIGRGGRFGRKGVAINFVTKDDERMLSDIQRFYNVVIEELPANVADLL